The nucleotide sequence ATATCAAATATGGTAAGGCAAAACCAAAGTATAGTGGCAACATTCCAGTGGTTGGTTCAGGTGGCATCTATAGTAGGACAAGCGAGGCATTGGTCAATTTCCCAAGCATTATTATAGGTCGCAAAGGCAAGGCTGGATTTGCTTGGTTGATGAAAGAACCTTTCTGGCCATCTGACACAACTTTTTATCTCGAGTGGAAGAAGAAAGTTGATATTCGGTATATTTTCTATTATATGAGATATAACCCTCTATCAGGCGAGCACGCAAAAACTACTTTGCCAAGCTTGCAAAAATCTGATCTTGAGAAATATTCTATACCTTTACCCTCGCTGGATGAGCAGCAGGAGATTGTGCATGCGCTTAAAGCCGTTCAGCGGGGGATTGAGGAGACGGGGAAGGTTGTTGATGCTGCTCGGGAGCTGAAAAAGTCATTAATGCGCCATCTTTTTACGTA is from Bacillota bacterium and encodes:
- a CDS encoding restriction endonuclease subunit S translates to MIKTNGQVAGEPDKDIEMDAELEPGFKMTELGPLPEDWQIVKLGDIADIKYGKAKPKYSGNIPVVGSGGIYSRTSEALVNFPSIIIGRKGKAGFAWLMKEPFWPSDTTFYLEWKKKVDIRYIFYYMRYNPLSGEHAKTTLPSLQKSDLEKYSIPLPSLDEQQEIVHALKAVQRGIEETGKVVDAARELKKSLMRHLFT